In one window of Nakamurella sp. PAMC28650 DNA:
- the fabG gene encoding 3-oxoacyl-ACP reductase FabG, giving the protein MTGGNRGIGLAIARNLAAAGHRVTVTVRSGEAPAGLGSVVCDVTDGAAVDAAFAQVEATQGPVEILVSNAGITDDTLLLRMSEDSFTRVVDANLTGAYRMAKRAASGMLRKRWGRMIFISSVAGLSGGVGQVNYSASKAGLVGLARSVARELGSRNITANVVAPGFVDTDMTRELPEARRTEILAQVPLRRYGTADEIAGLVTFLASEQAAYVTGAVIPVDGGLGMGH; this is encoded by the coding sequence GTGACCGGCGGGAACCGGGGGATAGGACTGGCCATCGCCCGGAACCTGGCTGCGGCCGGCCACCGGGTGACGGTCACCGTGCGCAGCGGCGAAGCCCCCGCCGGTCTGGGGTCGGTGGTCTGCGACGTCACCGACGGCGCCGCCGTGGACGCGGCGTTCGCACAGGTGGAAGCGACCCAGGGACCGGTCGAGATCCTGGTGTCCAACGCCGGGATCACCGACGACACGTTGCTCCTGCGGATGAGCGAGGATTCCTTCACCAGGGTGGTCGATGCGAATCTCACCGGTGCCTACCGGATGGCGAAGCGGGCCGCCTCCGGCATGCTCAGGAAGCGCTGGGGCCGGATGATCTTCATCTCCTCGGTGGCAGGCCTGTCCGGAGGCGTCGGCCAGGTCAACTACTCGGCCTCCAAGGCGGGCCTCGTCGGACTGGCGCGTTCGGTCGCCCGGGAGCTCGGCTCCCGGAACATCACCGCGAACGTGGTCGCGCCGGGATTCGTCGACACCGACATGACCAGGGAACTGCCCGAGGCGCGCAGGACCGAGATCCTCGCCCAGGTGCCCCTGCGCCGATACGGTACTGCAGACGAGATCGCAGGCCTGGTAACCTTTCTCGCATCCGAGCAAGCTGCTTACGTGACCGGGGCCGTGATCCCGGTGGACGGCGGTCTCGGAATGGGGCACTGA